A genomic segment from Nitrospira sp. encodes:
- a CDS encoding TonB family protein: MDNVLMAQSGQSKQALQGWGVSCLLHACLALAAFILMPKMAVLVQHEPFKWDVALVEAPREVVRSEEPAPQAQASTASKPRREPMRAVEPPPQPVQRQVETRMEPQPVQRARQPVERVAQPMQREPQPVLEAVRPKEQIQPPQEVVQVQPKPIEQQEVQKTEPAVQAATPAEVKREVAPAVEQKFVESMPVAAQTYQAEPVVSAPPAVETKPEPVVTATAPVVRQVPAASAAEPAPAGPTPAALAEPVPAVSEPQAAPPVPVAADPAPTPPAPVAAAEPEPAAAQPAPVAEAQQDPATLQEHQVVARAVGPRPATKADYGWLAESLHRRIIEFRHYPSTARLNGWEGKVVLKVSIKKDGQLKDVEVVKSSGHESLDQAAMEAVRRACPLHMKHELAAPMVVLHLPVSYSLSR, translated from the coding sequence ATGGACAATGTGCTCATGGCGCAATCTGGACAATCCAAACAGGCATTGCAGGGCTGGGGAGTGTCCTGCCTGTTGCATGCCTGTCTCGCGCTGGCCGCATTCATCCTCATGCCGAAGATGGCCGTGTTGGTGCAGCACGAGCCGTTCAAGTGGGACGTGGCCTTGGTAGAGGCTCCGCGCGAGGTCGTGCGGTCGGAGGAACCGGCACCTCAGGCGCAGGCCTCGACAGCGAGTAAACCGCGGCGTGAGCCGATGCGTGCCGTCGAGCCGCCTCCCCAGCCGGTCCAACGGCAGGTGGAAACGCGGATGGAACCTCAGCCGGTTCAGCGAGCAAGGCAACCGGTTGAACGGGTGGCGCAGCCGATGCAGCGGGAACCGCAGCCGGTCCTTGAAGCGGTTCGGCCGAAGGAACAGATTCAGCCGCCGCAGGAAGTCGTTCAGGTGCAACCCAAGCCCATCGAGCAGCAGGAGGTTCAAAAAACCGAGCCGGCGGTCCAGGCCGCGACTCCAGCTGAGGTGAAGCGAGAGGTCGCTCCGGCGGTTGAGCAGAAGTTCGTCGAGTCGATGCCTGTTGCCGCTCAAACCTATCAGGCGGAGCCGGTGGTCAGCGCGCCTCCCGCCGTGGAAACCAAGCCAGAGCCGGTGGTGACGGCGACTGCGCCGGTCGTACGACAGGTTCCTGCTGCTTCTGCCGCCGAACCGGCTCCGGCGGGGCCGACTCCCGCGGCCCTTGCGGAACCGGTTCCCGCAGTCAGCGAACCTCAGGCCGCCCCTCCGGTTCCTGTTGCTGCGGACCCGGCCCCGACGCCGCCCGCGCCTGTTGCGGCGGCAGAGCCGGAACCGGCCGCCGCGCAGCCTGCACCTGTCGCCGAGGCACAGCAGGATCCTGCCACGCTGCAAGAACATCAGGTCGTGGCTCGCGCGGTCGGTCCGAGGCCTGCGACCAAGGCCGACTATGGTTGGTTGGCGGAATCGCTCCATCGCCGCATCATCGAATTTCGGCATTATCCCAGCACGGCACGCTTGAACGGCTGGGAGGGCAAGGTCGTTCTGAAGGTATCGATCAAGAAAGACGGGCAATTGAAAGATGTCGAGGTGGTGAAGAGTTCCGGCCATGAATCGCTGGATCAGGCGGCGATGGAAGCGGTGCGGCGAGCCTGTCCTCTGCACATGAAGCATGAACTGGCGGCCCCGATGGTCGTATTGCATCTTCCAGTCAGTTACAGTTTGAGCCGGTAG
- a CDS encoding Glycosyl hydrolase, BNR repeat produces MCRVSDFSVVLRAAVALVLMSGSGVVASAENGRQAAVVLETPLTLMQGTAAISPPTLRFSREGQLHAAWIEKAGGQGAVTTAQVPAGQSAATPVRVSPAEGGPEAVHQSPGFAIGTDGAQFVTWSSANRAPGSLFASDLKLARSADGRFFQAPVPVNDDGLAISHTFEDLSVGKDGEVYIAWLDGRNKDRSGAGAMIACSQDNGATVGKNVVIDGMACPCCRPMLAQAPDGSLWVAWRKTFEGNVRDIVIARSTDQGRTFSPPMVVSRDGWVFDACPHRGPSIAFDGRGRLYIGWYTEGKDEQPRLFIATSDDQGATFSTATALHSAVTSLPDNLQMAVHPDGQVVAVWEEVTGVRKRVVMRVSTDRGQTFGPMQTLSGGTKAEHPTVAIHDSGRVAIGWTEHTFPHNKIIVQQGQLQRAAQ; encoded by the coding sequence ATGTGCAGGGTTTCTGACTTCAGCGTGGTCCTGAGGGCCGCCGTGGCTCTGGTTTTGATGTCCGGATCCGGTGTCGTTGCGTCGGCCGAAAATGGCCGTCAGGCTGCCGTCGTGCTGGAGACACCGCTCACACTCATGCAGGGGACGGCGGCGATTTCCCCTCCCACCCTGCGCTTCAGCCGAGAGGGGCAGTTGCACGCCGCCTGGATTGAGAAGGCCGGGGGGCAGGGAGCAGTCACCACGGCGCAGGTTCCGGCTGGCCAATCGGCGGCAACGCCGGTGCGGGTGAGTCCGGCCGAAGGCGGGCCGGAAGCCGTCCATCAGTCGCCGGGGTTTGCCATCGGGACCGATGGGGCTCAGTTCGTCACCTGGTCTTCCGCCAACAGGGCTCCGGGGTCGTTGTTCGCGTCGGACCTCAAGCTCGCTCGCTCGGCCGACGGCCGGTTCTTCCAGGCGCCGGTGCCGGTCAATGACGATGGGTTGGCCATCTCGCACACGTTTGAAGACCTGTCCGTGGGCAAAGACGGCGAGGTCTATATCGCCTGGCTGGACGGACGAAATAAGGATCGGAGCGGAGCCGGAGCCATGATTGCCTGCTCGCAAGACAACGGGGCCACGGTCGGGAAGAACGTGGTGATCGATGGAATGGCCTGCCCCTGTTGCCGTCCGATGCTGGCCCAGGCGCCGGATGGATCGCTGTGGGTCGCCTGGCGCAAGACCTTCGAGGGAAATGTGAGGGACATCGTGATTGCCCGTTCGACCGATCAGGGACGCACCTTTTCTCCGCCCATGGTAGTCAGCCGTGACGGGTGGGTCTTCGACGCCTGTCCGCATCGCGGTCCCTCGATCGCGTTCGATGGCCGGGGACGGCTCTATATCGGTTGGTACACGGAGGGCAAGGACGAGCAGCCACGTCTCTTCATCGCCACGTCGGACGACCAAGGCGCTACCTTTTCAACAGCGACGGCACTGCATTCCGCCGTGACCTCGCTGCCGGACAATCTGCAGATGGCGGTCCATCCGGACGGACAGGTCGTGGCCGTGTGGGAAGAGGTCACCGGAGTGCGGAAGCGAGTGGTCATGCGGGTTTCGACGGATCGCGGGCAGACATTCGGTCCGATGCAGACCTTGAGCGGCGGGACCAAGGCCGAGCATCCGACGGTGGCGATCCACGACAGCGGAAGAGTGGCGATCGGTTGGACTGAACATACATTCCCGCATAACAAGATCATCGTGCAACAGGGGCAATTGCAGCGGGCGGCACAGTAG
- a CDS encoding TlpA disulfide reductase family protein produces the protein MAALKIARVVPGTAAAPFDLKALDGRSVQLADLRGKVVLVNFWATWCGPCKEEMPAFERLRQRLDPERFALVTITTDMQRDGIKHFLANLNVQLPVLFDEDQDVSRAYLVRALPTTVLIDRQGTVVGRAVGPREWDTPKTIHLLQGMTE, from the coding sequence ATGGCGGCCTTGAAAATCGCACGGGTCGTGCCGGGAACTGCCGCGGCGCCGTTCGACTTGAAGGCACTGGACGGACGTTCTGTTCAACTCGCAGACCTGAGAGGGAAAGTGGTCCTGGTGAATTTCTGGGCCACCTGGTGCGGCCCCTGTAAGGAGGAAATGCCGGCCTTCGAACGGTTGCGGCAGCGGCTGGACCCTGAACGGTTCGCCCTCGTCACGATCACCACCGACATGCAGCGGGACGGCATCAAGCATTTCTTGGCAAACCTGAACGTGCAGCTTCCCGTATTGTTCGATGAAGATCAGGACGTGTCCCGTGCGTACCTGGTGCGGGCCTTGCCGACCACCGTGCTCATCGATCGACAAGGGACCGTGGTGGGACGTGCCGTCGGGCCGCGTGAATGGGATACTCCCAAGACAATTCATCTGCTGCAGGGTATGACGGAATGA
- a CDS encoding Prolyl oligopeptidase family protein translates to MYGLFVMLLVAWCVESVHAVSGTVPPPTESFAALPRISSIQLSPSGTHLAVLRNQDGKTALEVQAVTGQDAHRIVTTDNRDSVVTWFQWVNDERLLVAIRFADRREGIDTQETRLVGVNRDGTQRNEHLFKRSSLPSIFGKKHVPQIQDHIVGAVPGDPRQVLIALDLERPLSPDVYRLDVYSGDRRLVQTNPGLKPGGRNVLQWIADREGQVRVGVGQFGTTVHVIVKPPESSVWRDLAEYDLAKETGLMPLAFDADPAWLYVRDQHRGRAAIFKVNIAGDPTVDRRLVAADPKFDLAGDLVYAPGRRKIIGVRYSAEDLRVLFWDFDAQRLQARIDRAIPGRANVIHSSSDDGRLHIVKSNGPAQPPHWYLFDERDGRLVLIGQDYPDLEGADLPAPKSVTPVARDGKELQALLTLPKDHIPSRLPLILFPHGGPAAHERDAFNYWTQWFVSRGWAVLQVNFRVSDGYGEELLRAGFQRWGLAMQDDLTDAVQWAIQTGLASANRICIVGSGYGGYAALMGLVKQPNRYRCAVSLDGVTDLPQLVADSRWYLNQKQVVESRISAWWGDRERLRETSPLYHAQDIRAPLLLIHGAMDRMVPVAHGRAMAEALQEAKVTTYRYVELPLADQALSREEDRLQVFAELERFLTSQLE, encoded by the coding sequence ATGTACGGACTGTTTGTCATGTTGTTGGTCGCCTGGTGCGTGGAATCAGTCCACGCGGTTTCGGGGACCGTCCCTCCGCCGACTGAATCCTTCGCGGCCCTCCCGCGCATCTCCTCGATTCAACTGTCCCCTTCGGGCACACATCTGGCGGTGTTGCGGAATCAAGATGGAAAGACCGCCCTGGAAGTTCAAGCCGTCACCGGTCAGGATGCGCACCGCATCGTCACCACCGATAATCGTGACTCCGTCGTTACCTGGTTCCAGTGGGTGAACGACGAACGCCTCCTGGTCGCGATCCGATTCGCGGATCGGCGCGAGGGGATCGACACGCAGGAGACCCGACTGGTGGGGGTCAACCGGGACGGGACGCAGCGGAACGAACATTTGTTCAAGCGATCCTCCTTGCCCTCCATCTTCGGGAAGAAACATGTACCGCAGATTCAGGACCATATCGTGGGAGCAGTGCCGGGCGATCCTCGGCAGGTCCTGATCGCGCTCGATCTGGAACGGCCGTTGTCGCCGGATGTGTACAGGCTGGATGTGTATTCCGGTGACCGGCGGCTGGTGCAGACGAATCCCGGGCTGAAGCCGGGGGGACGCAATGTGTTGCAGTGGATTGCCGATCGTGAGGGCCAGGTGCGGGTTGGAGTCGGTCAATTCGGGACCACGGTCCATGTGATCGTGAAACCGCCGGAGTCCAGCGTTTGGCGCGACCTCGCCGAGTACGACCTGGCGAAAGAGACCGGCTTGATGCCCTTGGCCTTCGATGCCGATCCCGCTTGGCTGTACGTGCGAGATCAACATCGAGGAAGGGCGGCGATTTTCAAGGTCAACATCGCCGGGGATCCCACGGTCGATCGCAGGCTGGTGGCGGCAGATCCGAAATTCGATCTGGCCGGCGACCTGGTCTATGCGCCGGGGCGGAGGAAAATCATCGGTGTCCGGTACAGCGCGGAAGATTTGCGGGTGTTGTTTTGGGATTTCGACGCTCAGCGTCTCCAGGCTCGAATCGATCGCGCGATTCCAGGGCGCGCCAACGTCATTCACAGCAGCAGCGACGACGGACGCTTGCACATCGTGAAATCGAACGGTCCGGCGCAGCCGCCGCATTGGTACCTGTTCGACGAGCGTGACGGTCGCCTGGTGCTGATCGGTCAGGACTATCCCGATCTGGAAGGGGCCGATCTGCCTGCCCCAAAGTCCGTCACCCCGGTCGCTCGTGACGGAAAAGAACTGCAGGCGCTCTTGACCCTTCCCAAGGATCACATCCCCAGTCGGCTTCCTCTGATTCTGTTTCCGCACGGCGGGCCTGCCGCGCATGAACGCGATGCCTTCAACTATTGGACGCAGTGGTTCGTGAGCCGGGGGTGGGCGGTGTTGCAGGTCAACTTTCGCGTCTCCGACGGGTATGGAGAAGAGCTGCTGCGGGCCGGGTTCCAACGCTGGGGGCTTGCGATGCAGGACGACCTGACCGACGCGGTGCAATGGGCGATTCAAACGGGTCTCGCGAGCGCGAATCGGATCTGCATCGTCGGGTCCGGCTACGGCGGGTATGCGGCCTTGATGGGCCTGGTGAAGCAGCCGAACCGCTATCGCTGCGCCGTCAGCCTGGACGGTGTGACGGACTTGCCGCAACTTGTGGCGGACAGCCGCTGGTACCTGAATCAAAAGCAGGTGGTCGAGTCGCGCATCAGTGCCTGGTGGGGCGATCGCGAACGCCTGCGGGAGACCTCGCCCCTCTACCATGCCCAAGACATCCGTGCGCCCCTCCTGCTGATCCATGGCGCTATGGACCGTATGGTGCCGGTTGCTCATGGACGGGCCATGGCCGAAGCCTTGCAAGAAGCCAAGGTCACGACCTATCGCTATGTGGAACTTCCCCTCGCCGATCAGGCCCTCAGCCGCGAGGAGGATCGGCTGCAGGTGTTTGCCGAGCTGGAGCGATTCCTCACGAGCCAGTTAGAGTAG
- a CDS encoding P-type ATPase produces the protein MAIDPVCKMAVEPEQAAGQFTHAGMTYYFCATSCFEKFRADPDRYLSSAPTLIHLGNRPSRGKPLPMTMAPAPSKTTTGVIDPVCGMTVDPATTVWLVTHQGTPYYFCCEGCLTKFRTDSERYLNPSSSKQTTSGTVAPPGTKYVCPMCPEVLEEKPIPCPKCGMALEPSSFLPPPTKTEYVCPMHPEVVQPEPGDCPKCGMALEPRTVTVEEEQNPELVDMTRRFRIAFGPAAAVFVLAMSHMVPGHPIQQILSDERSAWVQFLFSTPVVLWAGWPFFQRGWASIMHRSLNMFTLIAIGTGTAYLYSAFATLFPSLIPQSFHLESGAVPVYFEAAAVITVLVLLGQVLELRARSRTTGAIRALLGLVPKTARLLREDGREEDVPLGQVQVGQCLRVRPGEKVPVDGTILEGATSVDESMITGESLPVEKTVGERVTGGTINGTGGVVVRVDHVGADTLLAHIVQMVTEAQRSRAPIQRTADVVAGYFVPIVVAVAVLTGLAWALWGPEPRLAHALLNAVAVLIIACPCALGLATPMSIMVGTGRGAAAGVLFKKAEALETIERVDTLVFDKTGTLTEGKPKLRVVSASPPWSETDLLRLAASVERGSEHPLASAIVGGAEARGIALEQVAEFTSKTGKGVLATVGGRRVAVGTVDLLRQERAGGDSSLASLEATAELMRQTGQTVMFVAVDGRPAGLLGVADPIKRSTPEALRLLKQEGIRLVMVTGDHAVTAHAVAKELGLDEVQAGVKPEQKGRIVQDLQKKGHVVAMAGDGINDAPALAQADVGIAMGTGTDVAMEHAGVTLVKGDLRGIARARRLSKATMRNIRQNLFFAFVYNMVGVPIAAGLLYPFFGILLSPMLASAAMTFSSVSVITNALRLRHADL, from the coding sequence ATGGCGATCGATCCGGTGTGCAAGATGGCGGTGGAGCCGGAGCAGGCGGCGGGGCAGTTCACCCACGCCGGTATGACCTACTACTTCTGCGCGACGAGTTGTTTTGAGAAGTTCCGGGCCGATCCGGATCGGTACCTCAGCTCGGCTCCGACCTTGATTCATCTGGGCAACCGCCCCTCTCGGGGCAAGCCGTTGCCCATGACGATGGCGCCTGCGCCGAGCAAGACCACGACCGGCGTGATCGATCCTGTCTGCGGCATGACGGTCGATCCGGCGACAACGGTCTGGCTAGTTACCCATCAGGGCACGCCCTACTATTTTTGCTGCGAGGGTTGCCTCACCAAATTTCGTACCGACTCGGAGCGGTATCTCAACCCCTCGTCATCGAAACAGACGACTTCCGGAACAGTTGCGCCTCCCGGGACGAAGTACGTCTGCCCCATGTGTCCTGAAGTACTGGAGGAGAAACCGATACCCTGCCCGAAATGCGGCATGGCGCTGGAGCCGTCTTCGTTCCTCCCGCCGCCGACAAAGACAGAATATGTCTGTCCGATGCATCCGGAGGTCGTGCAGCCGGAGCCGGGAGACTGTCCGAAGTGCGGCATGGCGTTGGAGCCACGCACGGTGACGGTCGAAGAGGAACAGAATCCCGAGCTGGTCGATATGACCAGGCGATTCCGGATCGCTTTCGGCCCGGCGGCGGCGGTGTTCGTGCTGGCCATGTCCCATATGGTTCCCGGCCATCCGATCCAACAGATCTTGTCGGACGAACGGTCGGCCTGGGTGCAGTTCCTGTTCAGCACACCGGTCGTGCTCTGGGCCGGATGGCCGTTCTTTCAGCGTGGATGGGCGTCGATCATGCATCGCAGCCTGAACATGTTCACGTTGATTGCGATCGGCACCGGGACGGCCTATCTGTACAGTGCCTTCGCCACCTTGTTTCCGTCGCTGATTCCGCAATCGTTTCATCTTGAGAGCGGAGCGGTGCCGGTCTATTTCGAAGCGGCGGCAGTCATCACGGTGCTGGTCTTGCTCGGCCAGGTATTGGAACTGCGTGCGAGGAGTCGAACGACCGGGGCCATCCGGGCGCTGTTGGGGTTGGTTCCGAAGACGGCGCGACTGTTGCGCGAGGACGGTCGAGAGGAGGATGTTCCGCTCGGCCAGGTACAGGTGGGACAGTGCCTGCGGGTGCGACCGGGTGAGAAGGTGCCGGTCGACGGCACTATCCTCGAAGGCGCGACCTCCGTCGACGAATCGATGATCACCGGCGAATCTTTGCCGGTTGAAAAAACCGTGGGTGAGCGAGTGACGGGGGGGACGATCAACGGCACCGGCGGCGTGGTGGTGCGGGTCGACCATGTCGGCGCGGATACGTTGCTGGCGCACATCGTTCAGATGGTGACCGAGGCGCAACGCAGCCGGGCCCCCATCCAACGCACGGCCGATGTGGTGGCAGGATACTTTGTTCCCATCGTGGTCGCAGTCGCGGTCTTGACCGGACTGGCCTGGGCATTGTGGGGGCCGGAACCGCGGTTGGCCCATGCGTTGCTGAATGCCGTGGCGGTGCTGATCATCGCCTGTCCCTGCGCGCTGGGTTTGGCAACACCGATGTCGATCATGGTGGGGACGGGCCGCGGTGCTGCGGCGGGCGTCCTATTCAAGAAGGCAGAAGCGCTGGAGACCATCGAAAGAGTCGATACGCTGGTCTTCGACAAGACCGGCACGCTCACCGAGGGAAAACCCAAGTTGCGGGTGGTGAGCGCGTCGCCCCCTTGGTCGGAAACGGATCTGTTGCGATTGGCGGCCTCCGTGGAACGGGGGAGCGAACATCCGTTGGCCAGTGCCATCGTGGGCGGTGCCGAGGCGCGCGGCATTGCACTGGAGCAAGTGGCTGAATTCACCTCCAAGACGGGGAAGGGGGTGTTGGCTACCGTCGGGGGCAGAAGGGTCGCGGTCGGTACCGTCGATTTGTTGCGACAGGAACGGGCGGGCGGAGACAGCTCTCTTGCTTCGTTGGAAGCGACGGCGGAACTGATGCGGCAGACCGGGCAAACCGTGATGTTCGTCGCCGTCGATGGCCGCCCCGCCGGCCTGCTCGGTGTGGCCGACCCGATCAAACGTTCGACACCAGAGGCATTGCGTCTGTTGAAGCAAGAGGGGATCCGGCTGGTGATGGTCACAGGCGACCATGCAGTGACAGCTCACGCGGTGGCGAAGGAATTGGGATTGGATGAGGTGCAGGCCGGTGTGAAGCCGGAGCAGAAGGGGCGGATCGTGCAGGACCTTCAAAAGAAGGGCCATGTGGTTGCGATGGCCGGCGATGGGATCAACGATGCGCCGGCCCTGGCCCAGGCCGATGTCGGCATTGCCATGGGGACCGGGACCGACGTGGCGATGGAGCATGCCGGCGTCACACTGGTCAAGGGAGATCTGAGGGGCATCGCCAGGGCTCGCCGGTTGAGCAAGGCGACGATGCGAAACATCCGCCAGAATCTCTTTTTTGCATTTGTGTACAATATGGTCGGGGTCCCGATCGCGGCGGGCCTCCTCTATCCCTTCTTCGGCATCCTCCTCAGTCCGATGCTGGCCAGCGCCGCGATGACCTTCAGTTCCGTTTCGGTGATCACGAACGCCTTGCGCCTCCGGCACGCCGATTTATGA
- a CDS encoding TPR repeat protein, protein MRRAACFRPHLLMYLPFVCFVVLLFAFEASAATSADSARRSYERGVTLFREGDADGAIEALKKAIAQNPKLAEAYHVLGLVYFQSKRNPDEAIQAYKQSLKLGLPSAEILNDLADVYLAQGRGADAEATLRQVLDIAPGNEEAHLDLARLYEERHDRQNAVKMYRSLLRVRPDHAEALYHLANLYDSQGDLKMAREQLTRLTQANPRHADAWYLLGRLAERGNDLHAAAAAFQQAIAVKPDLVDAHYNLAFVYRSQGLLPEAEQEFLEVVRYRPEYAEAHLNLGMVYTSLNRLDEAEKEHERAVTLKPNSAEAHYNLGVFYELHRKDMVRALAQYRRYRDLGGRDERVERIIGLGGS, encoded by the coding sequence ATGCGGCGAGCAGCCTGTTTCCGGCCTCACCTTCTCATGTACCTTCCGTTTGTTTGTTTCGTCGTCTTATTGTTCGCCTTCGAGGCATCGGCGGCCACGTCCGCTGATTCGGCCAGGCGCAGTTATGAACGAGGTGTCACGCTCTTTCGCGAGGGTGATGCCGACGGTGCGATTGAGGCGCTGAAAAAGGCGATCGCCCAGAATCCTAAATTGGCCGAGGCGTACCATGTGTTGGGGCTGGTCTACTTCCAGAGCAAGCGCAATCCGGACGAGGCGATTCAGGCATACAAACAGTCGCTGAAGTTGGGCCTGCCGTCGGCGGAGATCCTCAACGACTTGGCCGATGTGTATCTCGCACAAGGACGAGGGGCCGACGCCGAGGCGACGCTGCGCCAGGTCCTGGATATCGCGCCGGGAAACGAAGAGGCCCATCTGGATTTGGCGCGGCTCTATGAAGAACGGCACGATCGTCAAAACGCCGTGAAGATGTATCGATCCTTGCTGCGGGTGCGGCCCGACCATGCGGAGGCCCTGTACCATCTGGCCAATCTCTATGACAGCCAAGGCGACCTCAAGATGGCTCGAGAGCAACTCACCCGCCTCACGCAGGCGAATCCGCGGCATGCCGATGCCTGGTATCTGCTCGGGCGCCTTGCTGAGCGGGGAAACGACTTGCATGCGGCGGCTGCTGCTTTTCAGCAAGCCATTGCGGTCAAGCCGGACCTAGTCGATGCCCATTACAACCTGGCTTTCGTCTACCGGAGTCAGGGGCTGTTACCGGAAGCCGAGCAAGAGTTTCTGGAAGTGGTCCGGTACCGACCCGAATATGCGGAGGCCCATTTGAATTTGGGGATGGTCTATACCAGCTTGAATCGATTGGACGAGGCAGAAAAGGAGCATGAACGGGCCGTCACCCTCAAACCTAATTCGGCGGAGGCTCACTACAACCTCGGGGTCTTTTACGAACTCCACCGCAAGGACATGGTCAGGGCCCTGGCGCAATATCGTCGGTACCGGGACCTGGGCGGACGGGATGAACGGGTGGAGCGCATCATCGGCCTCGGAGGCTCTTAG
- a CDS encoding TonB-dependent receptor — protein sequence MKSGLCRISKAGMVCLVAALATGLQPPSGWAAEEPTEEEVPVVAVEPVEVKGKRIENVEDVKQELTRRPGSNILIEEKQITETRAFNLQDVLQFAPGVRFQSRFGADEGQFQIRGTSLRNNFHHRGINILINGIFFGDADGFSDFESIDLLAYERIEVYKGANALRYGANTIGGAINLVPRTGYNASTLQMRMLAGSFGMVSGQVSSGKVLQPFQVGNMSATMDYYISVSGNRQDGFQDNNQQARERVNANIGIQLGNHQEIRAYFLQANVAERIPGSLTNQQLFSNRQQAGGQSPPGTPPFFACNLSNQVCNYGRYYNLQRIGIAYRNEFAANQYVEIVPYFSNQYVDHPIFQTLRQENNNVGGEFRYVNSNSLFGKNNSFVVGVQPRYGNQRQQRFVNINGSIGAMTQNYTAKTTYFGVYAEDAFDATEAFTIVIGGRWDYSGRQATVDNFGPAGNPFNPNTPSTPTGTQRPLQHFDAINPKLGFVYRTTPTSQLYFNASRAYEAPLNLELLSSVNANGSANTGFLNLDAQRAWQLELGHRGTSADKRYSWDATVYNLEMQKEILASNINNQSTFQNANGTRHTGVEVGGGMVLTKGLFAQGGAGKEDSLQTRVAYTWSRFKFTDDVRGGGIGGPNVLIAKDGNTVAGAPEHNLNMELRYDHPAGWWIAPNFEWSLSGFYTNYLNTVKNPSYFLVNLRSGYNIGEHWTLFAEGRNLTDKTYAGAVVVNDQFNRFANPGLGISGFAGVEYKF from the coding sequence ATGAAGTCAGGGCTATGTCGGATAAGCAAAGCGGGGATGGTCTGCCTGGTCGCTGCGCTGGCGACGGGCCTTCAGCCGCCGAGTGGTTGGGCGGCCGAAGAGCCTACCGAAGAAGAGGTGCCGGTCGTGGCGGTCGAGCCGGTCGAGGTGAAGGGGAAGCGAATCGAAAACGTCGAGGATGTGAAACAGGAACTCACCCGCCGTCCCGGCAGCAATATCCTCATCGAAGAAAAGCAGATCACCGAGACAAGGGCCTTCAACCTTCAGGATGTCCTGCAGTTCGCGCCCGGCGTCCGGTTTCAGTCGCGTTTCGGAGCCGACGAAGGGCAGTTCCAGATCCGCGGTACCTCGTTGCGCAACAACTTCCACCATCGAGGCATCAACATCCTGATCAATGGGATTTTCTTCGGCGACGCCGACGGCTTCTCGGACTTTGAATCGATCGACCTGTTGGCCTACGAGCGCATCGAGGTCTACAAGGGCGCCAATGCCTTGCGATACGGCGCGAACACCATCGGCGGCGCGATCAACCTGGTGCCACGCACCGGCTACAATGCTTCGACCCTACAAATGCGGATGCTGGCCGGCAGCTTCGGCATGGTCAGCGGTCAGGTTTCCAGCGGGAAGGTGCTGCAGCCCTTCCAGGTCGGCAACATGAGCGCGACGATGGACTACTACATCAGCGTGTCCGGCAATCGCCAGGACGGATTCCAAGACAACAACCAGCAGGCCAGAGAGCGCGTCAACGCCAACATCGGCATTCAGTTGGGCAACCATCAGGAGATCCGTGCTTATTTCCTCCAGGCGAATGTGGCAGAGCGCATCCCAGGCTCGCTGACCAATCAGCAGCTGTTTTCCAATCGGCAACAGGCCGGCGGACAAAGCCCTCCCGGGACCCCGCCGTTTTTTGCCTGCAACCTGAGCAACCAGGTCTGCAACTACGGGCGCTACTACAATTTGCAACGGATCGGGATCGCCTATCGCAACGAATTCGCGGCCAATCAATATGTCGAGATCGTGCCGTACTTTTCGAACCAATATGTGGACCATCCGATTTTCCAGACGCTCAGGCAGGAGAACAACAACGTGGGCGGCGAATTCCGGTACGTCAATTCCAATTCCCTGTTCGGAAAAAACAACTCCTTCGTCGTGGGGGTCCAGCCGCGGTACGGCAATCAGCGTCAGCAACGGTTCGTGAACATCAACGGCAGCATCGGAGCGATGACCCAGAACTACACGGCCAAGACCACGTACTTCGGCGTCTATGCCGAGGATGCGTTCGATGCCACCGAGGCCTTCACGATCGTGATCGGCGGCCGGTGGGACTACAGCGGACGTCAGGCGACGGTGGACAACTTCGGGCCGGCCGGGAATCCCTTCAATCCCAATACGCCGTCCACGCCGACCGGCACCCAGCGACCGCTGCAACATTTCGATGCGATCAACCCAAAGCTCGGATTCGTCTATCGCACGACGCCCACGTCACAACTGTATTTCAACGCGAGCCGAGCCTATGAGGCGCCGCTCAATCTGGAGTTGTTGTCCTCGGTCAATGCGAACGGCAGCGCCAACACCGGCTTCCTGAATCTCGATGCGCAACGGGCTTGGCAGTTGGAACTCGGTCACCGGGGAACGTCGGCCGATAAACGTTACAGCTGGGATGCCACGGTCTACAATCTCGAGATGCAAAAAGAAATTCTGGCGTCGAACATCAACAACCAGAGTACGTTCCAAAACGCCAACGGGACGCGCCACACGGGCGTGGAGGTCGGCGGTGGAATGGTCCTGACGAAGGGCCTGTTCGCGCAGGGTGGAGCCGGCAAGGAGGACAGCCTGCAGACTCGCGTGGCCTATACCTGGTCGCGTTTCAAGTTCACCGACGACGTGCGGGGAGGAGGCATCGGCGGTCCCAACGTCTTGATTGCGAAAGACGGCAATACGGTCGCCGGTGCGCCGGAGCACAACCTGAACATGGAGCTTCGATACGACCATCCGGCCGGTTGGTGGATCGCGCCGAATTTCGAGTGGTCCCTGTCCGGGTTCTATACCAACTATCTCAACACGGTGAAGAATCCTTCCTACTTCTTGGTCAATCTGCGTTCGGGATACAACATCGGTGAACATTGGACCCTCTTTGCCGAAGGGCGCAACCTGACCGACAAGACCTACGCGGGAGCGGTGGTCGTCAACGATCAGTTCAACCGGTTCGCCAATCCCGGATTGGGCATCAGCGGATTCGCGGGGGTGGAATACAAGTTCTGA